Proteins found in one Nocardia brasiliensis ATCC 700358 genomic segment:
- a CDS encoding LpqN/LpqT family lipoprotein, with protein MNGSWPTPHERDADAGLATYLAACGVRYEQLRPGSTGVPTVSIVPPSPWTQVDRGYFRDVYSIWARPPIEGYGWVDNAVLVVVRLTPGVDYIELLTHAVSDARRLHGWDEISVDESRYERYPSCLIAGTYVVDSLRLRADTRYIVIGERGCQHLVQLTITSQLPSSSEAAVWASKDFDQFKGWWVTLPR; from the coding sequence ATGAACGGTAGCTGGCCGACACCGCACGAGCGGGACGCCGACGCGGGCCTCGCGACCTACTTGGCTGCCTGCGGAGTTCGATATGAGCAGCTGCGGCCGGGTTCGACCGGTGTGCCGACGGTGTCGATCGTCCCGCCGTCGCCCTGGACGCAAGTGGATCGCGGATATTTCCGCGACGTCTATTCGATCTGGGCCCGGCCGCCGATCGAAGGCTACGGCTGGGTCGATAATGCGGTGCTCGTCGTCGTGCGACTGACTCCTGGTGTCGATTACATCGAGCTGCTTACACACGCCGTGTCCGACGCACGTCGACTGCACGGCTGGGATGAAATCTCTGTCGATGAATCGCGGTACGAGAGGTATCCGTCCTGCCTCATCGCGGGTACGTATGTCGTCGACTCGCTACGACTACGGGCCGACACCCGATACATCGTCATAGGCGAAAGGGGTTGTCAGCATCTGGTGCAGCTCACCATCACAAGCCAACTGCCCTCTTCGTCCGAGGCAGCGGTGTGGGCGTCGAAAGATTTCGATCAGTTCAAAGGATGGTGGGTGACCCTGCCCCGATAA
- a CDS encoding flavodoxin family protein yields MTNSIVAEIRDTGNAEGSGMNVLIVVESCFGNTARIAEAVAEGIRARGGSVTVVGAHIMPALDDVDLLLVGAPTHNAGLSTPTSRRQAEGHGAAKSVTGVREWLDALPARLNVRAAAFDTVAGRSVFTGSAARRIVKRLQGHACDVLGRESFLVVSKVGPLAGNESARAERWGGELVERLMRFGMR; encoded by the coding sequence TTGACGAATTCCATTGTCGCCGAAATACGCGATACCGGTAACGCCGAGGGGAGCGGCATGAACGTCTTGATAGTCGTAGAGTCTTGTTTCGGGAACACCGCGCGGATCGCGGAGGCTGTCGCCGAGGGGATTCGGGCGCGCGGCGGGAGCGTCACGGTGGTCGGCGCGCACATCATGCCTGCGCTGGACGACGTCGATCTGCTGCTGGTGGGAGCGCCGACGCACAATGCGGGTCTGTCGACACCGACGTCACGTCGTCAAGCGGAGGGCCACGGTGCGGCCAAATCCGTGACCGGTGTGCGGGAGTGGCTCGATGCGCTGCCCGCGCGGCTGAATGTCCGTGCCGCGGCGTTCGATACGGTCGCAGGCCGGAGCGTTTTCACCGGGTCCGCGGCGCGACGGATCGTGAAGCGCCTGCAAGGGCACGCCTGCGATGTCCTCGGGCGAGAAAGTTTCCTGGTTGTCTCCAAGGTGGGACCGTTGGCGGGCAACGAGTCCGCGCGGGCCGAGCGCTGGGGTGGCGAGCTGGTCGAAAGATTGATGCGCTTCGGAATGCGCTGA